From a region of the Syngnathus scovelli strain Florida chromosome 19, RoL_Ssco_1.2, whole genome shotgun sequence genome:
- the LOC125987434 gene encoding uncharacterized protein isoform X5 produces MGCIGSRTITADAAPVRKDGDQHGRAEFSWEGINLSMEDTTSILPRLKRKPPNSYGIGALAKSSLTGVSGVTRSMKDKVTKPTAMAQGRVAHMIEWQSWGKPSAGPLGATGRSNLQREKERRMENDAYSDLSDGEKEARFAAGIMQQFAISEATLFGWTSMDDNLAADSCPGSVAHLSDVNQDSITSREHVLHHSSTDVWPHTYVSQGLYCLSSADAWEPITSQPSGVASPAAGSYIMAPGSGAGMTPAEGYEMTMGGFLQQQQQQQQMSLQQHNQLQHLQQLHQYQQQQLLHYQQQQSLHSASHSLQATPNSTIHSLGPPTHPRLADLWEAAQAQQAELVGQLSGQMVEMVGGGDEMDNNFFGYAEQQQDGDDVEEEELTREVTLTLESKPCPLTPSPLREDTPSTRGPSPGTPAERIPLDVTPSLVQSPVDKKDDDADHGGGSIALAAN; encoded by the exons CTATCCATGGAGGACACCACGTCCATCCTGCCGCGCCTCAAGAGGAAGCCGCCCAACTCGTACGGCATCGGCGCCCTGGCTAAGTCGTCTCTGACAGGTGTGTcag GCGTGACGCGCTCCATGAAGGACAAGGTGACCAAGCCCACGGCCATGGCCCAAGGCCGCGTGGCCCACATGATCGAGTGGCAGAGCTGGGGCAAGCCGTCGGCGGGGCCGCTCGGGGCCACTGGCCGCAGCAACCTGCAGCGGGAGAAGGAACGCCGCATGGAGAACGACGCCTACAGCGACCTGAGCGACGGCGAGAAGGAGGCGCGCTTCGCCGCCGGCATCATGCAGCAGTTTGCCATCTCAGAGGCCACGCTCTTCGGTTGGACCTCCATGGACGACAACCTGGCCGCCGACTCGTGCCCCGGCAGCGTGGCCCACCTCAGCGACGTCAACCAGGACAGCATCACCAGCAGAG AGCATGTCCTCCACCACTCCTCGACAGACGTGTGGCCTCACACGTACGTGTCGCAAGGCCTCTACTGCCTGTCCTCGGCCGACGCATGGGAGCCCATCACCAGTCAGCCTTCGGGCGTGGCCTCGCCGGCCGCGGGCTCATACATCATGGCACCAG GCAGCGGCGCGGGCATGACGCCAGCCGAAGGCTACGAGATGACGATGGGCGGCttcctccagcagcagcagcagcagcagcagatgagCCTCCAGCAGCACAACCAGCTGCAGCACCTGCAGCAACTCCACCAGTACCAGCAGCAGCAACTGCTGCActaccagcagcagcag TCGTTGCATAGCGCCTCCCATTCCCTCCAGGCCACACCCAACAGCACCATCCACAGTCTGGGCCCGCCCACGCACCCGCGCCTGGCCGACCTGTGGGAGGCGGCCCAAGCGCAGCAG GCGGAGCTCGTCGGCCAGCTGAGTGGACAGATGGTGGAAATGGTGGGCGGCGGGGACGAGATGGACAACAACTTCTTTGGCTACGCGGAGCAACAGCAAGATGGGGACGACGTGGAAGAGGAGGAACTCACCAGG GAGGTCACACTGACCTTGGAGTCCAAGCCGTGCCCTCTGACGCCGTCACCGCTGCGGGAGGACACGCCGTCCACAAGAGGTCCAAGTCCGGGCACACCGGCCGAGAGGATCCCCTTGGATGTGACACCGTCCCTCGTCCAGTCGCCGGTTGACAAGAAGGACGACGACGCAGACCATGGTGGCGGCAGTATCGCCTTGGCCGCCAACTGA
- the LOC125987434 gene encoding uncharacterized protein isoform X1: MGCIGSRTITADAAPVRKDGDQHGRAEFSWEGINLSMEDTTSILPRLKRKPPNSYGIGALAKSSLTGVSGVTRSMKDKVTKPTAMAQGRVAHMIEWQSWGKPSAGPLGATGRSNLQREKERRMENDAYSDLSDGEKEARFAAGIMQQFAISEATLFGWTSMDDNLAADSCPGSVAHLSDVNQDSITSREHVLHHSSTDVWPHTYVSQGLYCLSSADAWEPITSQPSGVASPAAGSYIMAPGSGAGMTPAEGYEMTMGGFLQQQQQQQQMSLQQHNQLQHLQQLHQYQQQQLLHYQQQQSLHSASHSLQATPNSTIHSLGPPTHPRLADLWEAAQAQQAELVGQLSGQMVEMVGGGDEMDNNFFGYAEQQQDGDDVEEEELTRVSDIGDRSLDISPADRRFLCGQAQEVTLTLESKPCPLTPSPLREDTPSTRGPSPGTPAERIPLDVTPSLVQSPVDKKDDDADHGGGSIALAAN, translated from the exons CTATCCATGGAGGACACCACGTCCATCCTGCCGCGCCTCAAGAGGAAGCCGCCCAACTCGTACGGCATCGGCGCCCTGGCTAAGTCGTCTCTGACAGGTGTGTcag GCGTGACGCGCTCCATGAAGGACAAGGTGACCAAGCCCACGGCCATGGCCCAAGGCCGCGTGGCCCACATGATCGAGTGGCAGAGCTGGGGCAAGCCGTCGGCGGGGCCGCTCGGGGCCACTGGCCGCAGCAACCTGCAGCGGGAGAAGGAACGCCGCATGGAGAACGACGCCTACAGCGACCTGAGCGACGGCGAGAAGGAGGCGCGCTTCGCCGCCGGCATCATGCAGCAGTTTGCCATCTCAGAGGCCACGCTCTTCGGTTGGACCTCCATGGACGACAACCTGGCCGCCGACTCGTGCCCCGGCAGCGTGGCCCACCTCAGCGACGTCAACCAGGACAGCATCACCAGCAGAG AGCATGTCCTCCACCACTCCTCGACAGACGTGTGGCCTCACACGTACGTGTCGCAAGGCCTCTACTGCCTGTCCTCGGCCGACGCATGGGAGCCCATCACCAGTCAGCCTTCGGGCGTGGCCTCGCCGGCCGCGGGCTCATACATCATGGCACCAG GCAGCGGCGCGGGCATGACGCCAGCCGAAGGCTACGAGATGACGATGGGCGGCttcctccagcagcagcagcagcagcagcagatgagCCTCCAGCAGCACAACCAGCTGCAGCACCTGCAGCAACTCCACCAGTACCAGCAGCAGCAACTGCTGCActaccagcagcagcag TCGTTGCATAGCGCCTCCCATTCCCTCCAGGCCACACCCAACAGCACCATCCACAGTCTGGGCCCGCCCACGCACCCGCGCCTGGCCGACCTGTGGGAGGCGGCCCAAGCGCAGCAG GCGGAGCTCGTCGGCCAGCTGAGTGGACAGATGGTGGAAATGGTGGGCGGCGGGGACGAGATGGACAACAACTTCTTTGGCTACGCGGAGCAACAGCAAGATGGGGACGACGTGGAAGAGGAGGAACTCACCAGGGTGAGTGACATCGGCGACCGGTCTTTGGACATTTCACCAGCCGACCGGCGGTTCCTGTGCGGCCAGGCGCAGGAGGTCACACTGACCTTGGAGTCCAAGCCGTGCCCTCTGACGCCGTCACCGCTGCGGGAGGACACGCCGTCCACAAGAGGTCCAAGTCCGGGCACACCGGCCGAGAGGATCCCCTTGGATGTGACACCGTCCCTCGTCCAGTCGCCGGTTGACAAGAAGGACGACGACGCAGACCATGGTGGCGGCAGTATCGCCTTGGCCGCCAACTGA
- the LOC125987434 gene encoding uncharacterized protein isoform X2, whose amino-acid sequence MGCIGSRTITADAAPVRKDGDQHGRAEFSWEGINLSMEDTTSILPRLKRKPPNSYGIGALAKSSLTGVTRSMKDKVTKPTAMAQGRVAHMIEWQSWGKPSAGPLGATGRSNLQREKERRMENDAYSDLSDGEKEARFAAGIMQQFAISEATLFGWTSMDDNLAADSCPGSVAHLSDVNQDSITSREHVLHHSSTDVWPHTYVSQGLYCLSSADAWEPITSQPSGVASPAAGSYIMAPGSGAGMTPAEGYEMTMGGFLQQQQQQQQMSLQQHNQLQHLQQLHQYQQQQLLHYQQQQSLHSASHSLQATPNSTIHSLGPPTHPRLADLWEAAQAQQAELVGQLSGQMVEMVGGGDEMDNNFFGYAEQQQDGDDVEEEELTRVSDIGDRSLDISPADRRFLCGQAQEVTLTLESKPCPLTPSPLREDTPSTRGPSPGTPAERIPLDVTPSLVQSPVDKKDDDADHGGGSIALAAN is encoded by the exons CTATCCATGGAGGACACCACGTCCATCCTGCCGCGCCTCAAGAGGAAGCCGCCCAACTCGTACGGCATCGGCGCCCTGGCTAAGTCGTCTCTGACAG GCGTGACGCGCTCCATGAAGGACAAGGTGACCAAGCCCACGGCCATGGCCCAAGGCCGCGTGGCCCACATGATCGAGTGGCAGAGCTGGGGCAAGCCGTCGGCGGGGCCGCTCGGGGCCACTGGCCGCAGCAACCTGCAGCGGGAGAAGGAACGCCGCATGGAGAACGACGCCTACAGCGACCTGAGCGACGGCGAGAAGGAGGCGCGCTTCGCCGCCGGCATCATGCAGCAGTTTGCCATCTCAGAGGCCACGCTCTTCGGTTGGACCTCCATGGACGACAACCTGGCCGCCGACTCGTGCCCCGGCAGCGTGGCCCACCTCAGCGACGTCAACCAGGACAGCATCACCAGCAGAG AGCATGTCCTCCACCACTCCTCGACAGACGTGTGGCCTCACACGTACGTGTCGCAAGGCCTCTACTGCCTGTCCTCGGCCGACGCATGGGAGCCCATCACCAGTCAGCCTTCGGGCGTGGCCTCGCCGGCCGCGGGCTCATACATCATGGCACCAG GCAGCGGCGCGGGCATGACGCCAGCCGAAGGCTACGAGATGACGATGGGCGGCttcctccagcagcagcagcagcagcagcagatgagCCTCCAGCAGCACAACCAGCTGCAGCACCTGCAGCAACTCCACCAGTACCAGCAGCAGCAACTGCTGCActaccagcagcagcag TCGTTGCATAGCGCCTCCCATTCCCTCCAGGCCACACCCAACAGCACCATCCACAGTCTGGGCCCGCCCACGCACCCGCGCCTGGCCGACCTGTGGGAGGCGGCCCAAGCGCAGCAG GCGGAGCTCGTCGGCCAGCTGAGTGGACAGATGGTGGAAATGGTGGGCGGCGGGGACGAGATGGACAACAACTTCTTTGGCTACGCGGAGCAACAGCAAGATGGGGACGACGTGGAAGAGGAGGAACTCACCAGGGTGAGTGACATCGGCGACCGGTCTTTGGACATTTCACCAGCCGACCGGCGGTTCCTGTGCGGCCAGGCGCAGGAGGTCACACTGACCTTGGAGTCCAAGCCGTGCCCTCTGACGCCGTCACCGCTGCGGGAGGACACGCCGTCCACAAGAGGTCCAAGTCCGGGCACACCGGCCGAGAGGATCCCCTTGGATGTGACACCGTCCCTCGTCCAGTCGCCGGTTGACAAGAAGGACGACGACGCAGACCATGGTGGCGGCAGTATCGCCTTGGCCGCCAACTGA
- the LOC125987434 gene encoding uncharacterized protein isoform X3 — protein MGCIGSRTITADAAPVRKDGDQHGRAEFSWEGINLSMEDTTSILPRLKRKPPNSYGIGALAKSSLTGVSGVTRSMKDKVTKPTAMAQGRVAHMIEWQSWGKPSAGPLGATGRSNLQREKERRMENDAYSDLSDGEKEARFAAGIMQQFAISEATLFGWTSMDDNLAADSCPGSVAHLSDVNQDSITSREHVLHHSSTDVWPHTYVSQGLYCLSSADAWEPITSQPSGVASPAAGSYIMAPGSGAGMTPAEGYEMTMGGFLQQQQQQQQMSLQQHNQLQHLQQLHQYQQQQLLHYQQQQSLHSASHSLQATPNSTIHSLGPPTHPRLADLWEAAQAQQAELVGQLSGQMVEMVGGGDEMDNNFFGYAEQQQDGDDVEEEELTRAQEVTLTLESKPCPLTPSPLREDTPSTRGPSPGTPAERIPLDVTPSLVQSPVDKKDDDADHGGGSIALAAN, from the exons CTATCCATGGAGGACACCACGTCCATCCTGCCGCGCCTCAAGAGGAAGCCGCCCAACTCGTACGGCATCGGCGCCCTGGCTAAGTCGTCTCTGACAGGTGTGTcag GCGTGACGCGCTCCATGAAGGACAAGGTGACCAAGCCCACGGCCATGGCCCAAGGCCGCGTGGCCCACATGATCGAGTGGCAGAGCTGGGGCAAGCCGTCGGCGGGGCCGCTCGGGGCCACTGGCCGCAGCAACCTGCAGCGGGAGAAGGAACGCCGCATGGAGAACGACGCCTACAGCGACCTGAGCGACGGCGAGAAGGAGGCGCGCTTCGCCGCCGGCATCATGCAGCAGTTTGCCATCTCAGAGGCCACGCTCTTCGGTTGGACCTCCATGGACGACAACCTGGCCGCCGACTCGTGCCCCGGCAGCGTGGCCCACCTCAGCGACGTCAACCAGGACAGCATCACCAGCAGAG AGCATGTCCTCCACCACTCCTCGACAGACGTGTGGCCTCACACGTACGTGTCGCAAGGCCTCTACTGCCTGTCCTCGGCCGACGCATGGGAGCCCATCACCAGTCAGCCTTCGGGCGTGGCCTCGCCGGCCGCGGGCTCATACATCATGGCACCAG GCAGCGGCGCGGGCATGACGCCAGCCGAAGGCTACGAGATGACGATGGGCGGCttcctccagcagcagcagcagcagcagcagatgagCCTCCAGCAGCACAACCAGCTGCAGCACCTGCAGCAACTCCACCAGTACCAGCAGCAGCAACTGCTGCActaccagcagcagcag TCGTTGCATAGCGCCTCCCATTCCCTCCAGGCCACACCCAACAGCACCATCCACAGTCTGGGCCCGCCCACGCACCCGCGCCTGGCCGACCTGTGGGAGGCGGCCCAAGCGCAGCAG GCGGAGCTCGTCGGCCAGCTGAGTGGACAGATGGTGGAAATGGTGGGCGGCGGGGACGAGATGGACAACAACTTCTTTGGCTACGCGGAGCAACAGCAAGATGGGGACGACGTGGAAGAGGAGGAACTCACCAGG GCGCAGGAGGTCACACTGACCTTGGAGTCCAAGCCGTGCCCTCTGACGCCGTCACCGCTGCGGGAGGACACGCCGTCCACAAGAGGTCCAAGTCCGGGCACACCGGCCGAGAGGATCCCCTTGGATGTGACACCGTCCCTCGTCCAGTCGCCGGTTGACAAGAAGGACGACGACGCAGACCATGGTGGCGGCAGTATCGCCTTGGCCGCCAACTGA
- the LOC125987434 gene encoding uncharacterized protein isoform X4, which translates to MPRRCGKTAIRRDALHEGQGDQAHGHGPRPRGPHDRVAELGQAVGGAARGHWPQQPAAGEGTPHGERRLQRPERRREGGALRRRHHAAVCHLRGHALRLDLHGRQPGRRLVPRQRGPPQRRQPGQHHQQRYAARATAVVFLLFLSRQCILGFWYFDSLIFSLCPTEHVLHHSSTDVWPHTYVSQGLYCLSSADAWEPITSQPSGVASPAAGSYIMAPGSGAGMTPAEGYEMTMGGFLQQQQQQQQMSLQQHNQLQHLQQLHQYQQQQLLHYQQQQSLHSASHSLQATPNSTIHSLGPPTHPRLADLWEAAQAQQAELVGQLSGQMVEMVGGGDEMDNNFFGYAEQQQDGDDVEEEELTRVSDIGDRSLDISPADRRFLCGQAQEVTLTLESKPCPLTPSPLREDTPSTRGPSPGTPAERIPLDVTPSLVQSPVDKKDDDADHGGGSIALAAN; encoded by the exons GCGTGACGCGCTCCATGAAGGACAAGGTGACCAAGCCCACGGCCATGGCCCAAGGCCGCGTGGCCCACATGATCGAGTGGCAGAGCTGGGGCAAGCCGTCGGCGGGGCCGCTCGGGGCCACTGGCCGCAGCAACCTGCAGCGGGAGAAGGAACGCCGCATGGAGAACGACGCCTACAGCGACCTGAGCGACGGCGAGAAGGAGGCGCGCTTCGCCGCCGGCATCATGCAGCAGTTTGCCATCTCAGAGGCCACGCTCTTCGGTTGGACCTCCATGGACGACAACCTGGCCGCCGACTCGTGCCCCGGCAGCGTGGCCCACCTCAGCGACGTCAACCAGGACAGCATCACCAGCAGAGGTACGCGGCGAGAGCGACAGCAgttgtttttctgctttttctGTCACGCCAGTGTATTTTGGGCTTTTGGTATTTTGACTCGCTGATTTTCTCTTTGTGTCCCACAGAGCATGTCCTCCACCACTCCTCGACAGACGTGTGGCCTCACACGTACGTGTCGCAAGGCCTCTACTGCCTGTCCTCGGCCGACGCATGGGAGCCCATCACCAGTCAGCCTTCGGGCGTGGCCTCGCCGGCCGCGGGCTCATACATCATGGCACCAG GCAGCGGCGCGGGCATGACGCCAGCCGAAGGCTACGAGATGACGATGGGCGGCttcctccagcagcagcagcagcagcagcagatgagCCTCCAGCAGCACAACCAGCTGCAGCACCTGCAGCAACTCCACCAGTACCAGCAGCAGCAACTGCTGCActaccagcagcagcag TCGTTGCATAGCGCCTCCCATTCCCTCCAGGCCACACCCAACAGCACCATCCACAGTCTGGGCCCGCCCACGCACCCGCGCCTGGCCGACCTGTGGGAGGCGGCCCAAGCGCAGCAG GCGGAGCTCGTCGGCCAGCTGAGTGGACAGATGGTGGAAATGGTGGGCGGCGGGGACGAGATGGACAACAACTTCTTTGGCTACGCGGAGCAACAGCAAGATGGGGACGACGTGGAAGAGGAGGAACTCACCAGGGTGAGTGACATCGGCGACCGGTCTTTGGACATTTCACCAGCCGACCGGCGGTTCCTGTGCGGCCAGGCGCAGGAGGTCACACTGACCTTGGAGTCCAAGCCGTGCCCTCTGACGCCGTCACCGCTGCGGGAGGACACGCCGTCCACAAGAGGTCCAAGTCCGGGCACACCGGCCGAGAGGATCCCCTTGGATGTGACACCGTCCCTCGTCCAGTCGCCGGTTGACAAGAAGGACGACGACGCAGACCATGGTGGCGGCAGTATCGCCTTGGCCGCCAACTGA